In one window of Tellurirhabdus rosea DNA:
- the rplM gene encoding 50S ribosomal protein L13: protein MDTLSYKTTNVNKATAQKGWVVVDAENLVLGRLASQVAKIIRGKHKPSYTPHVDCGDNVIVINAEKIKLTGKKMTDKVYVRHTGYPGGQRFTTPREILAKHPIRVVEHAVKGMLPKNRLGRRLYTNLYVYAGNQHPHAAQQPQEVKLEL from the coding sequence GTGGATACGTTAAGCTACAAGACCACCAACGTCAACAAAGCGACTGCGCAAAAAGGTTGGGTGGTTGTTGACGCGGAGAACTTGGTTTTGGGTCGTCTGGCGAGCCAGGTAGCCAAAATCATCCGTGGCAAACACAAGCCGAGCTACACGCCGCACGTCGATTGCGGCGACAACGTCATCGTCATCAATGCCGAAAAGATCAAACTGACCGGCAAAAAGATGACCGATAAAGTGTATGTCCGTCATACGGGTTATCCCGGCGGCCAGCGCTTCACTACCCCGCGCGAAATTCTCGCCAAGCACCCCATCCGGGTCGTCGAGCACGCCGTGAAAGGCATGCTGCCGAAGAACCGTCTTGGCCGTCGGCTGTACACGAACCTGTACGTTTATGCCGGTAACCAGCACCCGCACGCTGCTCAACAACCTCAAGAAGTAAAACTGGAACTCTAA
- the rpsI gene encoding 30S ribosomal protein S9: MERINALGRRKTAVARVYLSVGSGNIVVNGKDFKQYFPQDVLQIILKQPLTTINAPEGYDVKVNVKGGGITGQAEATRMGIARALCEYSPDFRPALKKEGFLTRDSRMVERKKYGRAKARRRFQFSKR, from the coding sequence ATGGAAAGAATCAACGCATTAGGTCGTCGTAAAACTGCGGTTGCCCGTGTGTACCTTTCGGTGGGTAGCGGCAATATCGTGGTGAACGGCAAGGACTTCAAGCAGTACTTCCCGCAGGACGTGCTGCAAATCATCCTGAAGCAGCCGCTGACCACCATCAACGCCCCGGAAGGCTACGATGTGAAGGTCAACGTAAAAGGCGGCGGCATCACCGGCCAGGCTGAAGCGACGCGTATGGGGATTGCCCGCGCGCTCTGCGAATACAGCCCCGACTTCCGTCCGGCCCTGAAGAAGGAAGGCTTCCTGACCCGTGACTCACGCATGGTAGAACGGAAAAAGTACGGTCGCGCCAAAGCCCGCCGTCGGTTCCAGTTCTCGAAGCGTTAA